The following is a genomic window from Colletotrichum lupini chromosome 5, complete sequence.
TTTTGAACCGACCTTGGACGTGGGTGCGTGCTCCTTCACTTCCTGATGTGCCGCGCGAGGCCATCGTCATTTGTGCCTTGACATCGTGTTTGACCTGGAGTAGATTTAGCATTTGGCGTTTCGTTGCAACAAGGGATCTAGCCGTACCTTTGTTGCTCTTGTTCCAGCGAGGAAGAAAGTGCAAAGCAGCGCGAATGGCAGGTTCCACGGGTGGTACGCGTGGGCGATAGCTGTAACAACGGCGGCGACAATGCCTGCGGGGGTCAGGGACTGGTGCGACCAAGCTCGGTAGACGAGGGCGAGTGTCGCCGGGAAGGCGTAAATCGCTTTCATGGTGGTCGATTATTCGGGCTGCGTCGTGATGATGGGAGGTTTGCGAGTTTTGGGCAAACTCGGAGCGTGGTGTTGCAGAAACGGTTCACCAGAATGCCCTGTCCCGTCTGGTGGTGGGATGCGCAGGTGTTCGGGTGAAGGTGAACTCCACGTGACGTCAGCGCTGGGAGCTCGGGGGGTTGGAGTGAGGAAGCTCTGGATCCCTGTCTAATTTCTTGAGGGCAGGCAGTTGGCTGCCAAATTACATCACCCACCATAGCCATGTACATACTTACACAGCTCCTTAGGTGCACAGATTACACGATAGTTATCTGCTCTCAAATTTCTTCAACTAAGATATAATGCTGAAAACCTCATCCAAGGTGTGATGAAAGTTCTAAGCGCATGCCAATACGGTAGCAGAGCGTCGAAGAATTCTGGATCACTATCAGTGCATGTGATACAAGTTGGACAGTTACAATCTTCCTCGATCTCGATATTTTGCCATGATGGTGCTTCCAATGCCTGCAAGGAGCTTCTCACTAAGCAAAGAGCGCATCGATTCGCAAGTTTCAGAACAGAGAGAGAGCTTACTGTGCTGATAGATCGTAAGGTAGTTGCAGTTCCCACAGGAAAAGCAATGTTACCTATATACATACTTCAGCTACTGCAATGCACCACTCACTCGCCATGAACGGCCGGGTTTTATACACTCTATCTAAGCTAGTCATAAATGTCCATTTTCACTGTAAGCTGTCGATGTTGGTGGGGATGGCAACTGCTACGAGCTGTGATATTGATGCGACCAACTCATAGCGACAAGATCGAAACCACAGTATACAATCTTGACAGTAATCAGCACCGAATCATCCGTAATTACCGTTTCCTATTCTGACGAGAAGGCTGAGGCCACAACGTGAAAACTTCGGGCTTCGTTCCCCGATAACCCCGTGAAGGAATGATGGAGACTGAGTCCCCTCTATCCGTACGAGGAAACCCGGTGCCAGGGGGTGCGCCATGCACTTTATCTGACCAATCAGCGCGAGCTTCGATGCGATTAGTAGCTCCCCCACGTCCCCCGGAATCGGCTCCTTTTCTGCTTAGCGAGAATCGACGAACTTCATGATTCATGAAGAGCAAGACACGAACAGTCGCTTCGCTTCACTTCGCAACTTAACTTCTTCGTGGGATGGATTGTGTATAAGGCCCGACACGTCACGATAGAAGGAGAAATAGAACACCTCTCTTTTAACCAAGGCCTCTTTTTGGCCCCGACGACCGCAACAGACGTGAACACCGACTGCCAGTTCTTGGGGTTCAATTAAAGGCGATGGCGGCCGCGCGCAATCTCACAACGACCACGAGTCCCCCTCACTCAAACATCATGGTGGCAGACGTGAGGGAAGAGCCCAAGGCAGCCGTAAAAAACTACAAAGGCTTTGTCGCCGGAGTATTTTCAGGAATCGCCAAGCTCACTGGTTAGTCACTCTGCATTCTGAGATTTGAATACCGTACTGAAACTGCGAAGTCGGCCACCCCTTCGACACAATCAAAGTCCGCCTCCAAACAACAGACGCCTCGCGCTTCAGCGGCCCCCTCCAATGCGTAGGCCAAACGCTACGGAACGAGGGCATCCCGGGCCTCTACAAGGGCGCGACCCCTCCGCTGGTGGGCTGGATGTTCATGGACTCGGTCATGCTGGGCTCGCTGACGGTCTACCGCCGCCTCGTCGCCGAGCGCCTCTTCCGCGTCGGCGCCGTCGACAACTTACCGTCATACGGCCACGGCATCGCGGGCATCATGGCGGGCAGCACCGTCAGCTTCATCGCCGCGCCCGTCGAGCACGTGAAGGCGCGCCTGCAGATCCAGTACGCCGCCAACAAAGCCGAGCGGCTGTACAGCGGGCCCGTCGACTGCCTGCGCAAGATTTACGCGAACCACGGCGTCCGGGGCGTGTATCACGGCCTCAGCGCGACGTTGCTGTTTCGCGGGTTCTTCTTCTGCTGGTGGGGCAGCTATGATGTGTTTTCAAAGTACTTTAAGAAGAACACGAACCTCAGTGCGCCGGCGGTGAATTTCTGGGCGGGCGGGCTGAGCGCGCAGATTTTCTGGTTGACGAGTTACCCGTCGGACGTGATCAAGCAGCGCATCATGACGGATCCCCTTGGTGGCGGGCTCAACGACGGCACGCCAAAGTTCAGGAGGTGGAAGGACGCTGCGACGGCGGTGTATAGGGAGACGGGGTGGAAGGGATACTGGCGTGGGTTCTTGCCGTGTTTCTTGAGGGCGTTCCCGGCTAATGCCATGGCGTTGGTTGCATTCGAGGGTGTTATGCGGGCTCTGCCAGAGTAGATGTGTGGGTGATTACATTGCCGTAAGGTATAGACGAGACATTTGTACGAGGGGCACCGATAACCATAGATAGACAGCAGGATACCCAGGATCGGAATCAGAATCGCACCTCAAAGCATAACATCGCAATCATTCACGAACAAAGGAGGACCACATGTGGCGGATCAACAAGCACACGAAGGTGCCAACTTTTGGTATTCCCTTTTAACCTTGCCAAATTTCCAGTGCCATGCCGACCCAAGTAACCTTAACCTGACTAGTGCATAGAAACTGTTTACTCGTCGTCCTCATCAGCCTCGTCGTTAACGACGTTGAAGAACTTGAGCTCGTAAACACCCTTGGAGGTGGAGACGACACGGAGCCAGTCACGGAGCTGCTGCTTCTTGAGGAACTTCTTGGTGCTGTGGGGTGGAACAATAAGGTCAGTAAGTTGTCCTTACAGGGTACAAATTGTCGCTAGCGCGACAAAAGATCAAGAAGAAAACCTACAGGTACTTGAGGTAACGGCCGGAGAGCTCGTTGTGGGCAATGATCTCAATCTTGCCCTCACCCTGCTGGGAGATCTGAACCTGGTCGCCGAGGTTGCCGACGCGACCCTCAACCTTGATCTTGTCCTGGAGGAACTTCTCGAAGGCAGCGACGTCGAAGATCTTGTCGGAGGCGGGCTGGGAAGCGTTGATGATGAACTTCTTGGTAACCTTCTGGTTCTTGCCCTTGCCGGTGCGCTTGATCGCCTAGAATTTGGGGAACATGACGTTAGCCTACTGTTTCACGCCGCCGCCCATTTTCCTCTCTCTCATTTTCCAGaggagaagaggaaattggGCTGGGCCAACAGCAAAGCGGTGTTGTCATGTACGTACTGCTTGAGGAGCCATTTTGGACGGATGTGATGGACGCAAAGAAGTTTGATCCTGCGTTTGGTTGAAGTGGTTGTGGTGAGGGGAGGGGGAAGAATTGACAGATTGAGATGGAGCTTGACACTTCACGAAACTTTTTCCCAGCCCAAAAGTGGATTTCAGTTGTGGGTGTAGGAAAAAGTGGCAGCGAAATTCTAGGGCAACGGATCATTATCTTATCCGGAAGGTGAGGAGGGCGGGGCTGGGCAGGAAGTGGCCTTTCACCGAACTCACCGAGACCCCCGGTGGTCTGAGCTCCGCGCTCCAATCAAGAACGAGTCGCATCCAATTCTTCCCCCAGGCACACTCGTTTGCCATAATTGGCAGGCAAGCAATGCACGAAGGGCG
Proteins encoded in this region:
- a CDS encoding ribosomal L22e family protein; translation: MAPQAAIKRTGKGKNQKVTKKFIINASQPASDKIFDVAAFEKFLQDKIKVEGRVGNLGDQVQISQQGEGKIEIIAHNELSGRYLKYLTKKFLKKQQLRDWLRVVSTSKGVYELKFFNVVNDEADEDDE